The Fimbriimonas ginsengisoli Gsoil 348 genome window below encodes:
- a CDS encoding AraC family transcriptional regulator — protein sequence MGRTEACPPKIVFAGGFEGVGDYPVHKHEKAWELIYVHRGVVIERTGKSSLEMTPGMFILHPPGVPHGDLANDKYSLYHVLLTSDQPLGWPEFGHDLEGSPLHDLLRMIVNEWYSNRIQREAYLRHCAALLDLLMKRCAVEQEGTQVARNVVAEVCGRFRRGFYATINMGDVASDLQISRSTLYAYFRQVLGRTPVDVLDAIRLKHAVYLLLHSELSVAEVAKGAGFCSASHLGRKLRTAYRATASQIRQRGAEAEPGSLPIAKTRRR from the coding sequence ATGGGTCGAACTGAAGCTTGCCCCCCGAAAATTGTTTTTGCCGGAGGCTTCGAGGGCGTTGGCGACTATCCGGTTCACAAGCATGAGAAAGCCTGGGAGCTGATCTATGTACACCGGGGCGTAGTCATCGAGCGAACAGGGAAAAGCTCGCTTGAAATGACCCCGGGAATGTTCATCCTACATCCCCCCGGCGTGCCTCACGGCGATTTAGCGAACGACAAATACTCTCTGTATCACGTCCTTCTGACCTCCGATCAGCCCCTTGGTTGGCCCGAGTTCGGCCACGACCTCGAGGGTTCACCCCTTCACGACCTTTTGCGGATGATCGTGAACGAGTGGTACAGCAATAGAATCCAACGTGAGGCCTACCTCCGTCATTGCGCGGCTCTGCTCGACCTCCTAATGAAACGCTGCGCCGTCGAGCAGGAGGGGACGCAAGTCGCAAGAAACGTCGTTGCCGAGGTATGTGGCCGCTTTCGAAGGGGTTTCTACGCAACGATAAATATGGGGGACGTTGCTTCTGATCTCCAGATTTCGAGATCCACGCTGTACGCCTACTTTCGACAGGTGCTGGGGCGCACTCCGGTAGACGTTTTAGATGCGATTCGGCTCAAGCACGCGGTGTACCTCTTACTGCATTCCGAGTTGTCCGTGGCCGAAGTTGCAAAGGGAGCGGGATTCTGTTCGGCAAGCCATCTGGGCCGGAAATTGCGCACTGCCTACCGGGCCACCGCGAGCCAGATCCGTCAGAGGGGCGCCGAGGCAGAACCGGGCAGTCTCCCCATCGCAAAGACCCGGCGCCGGTAG